A single genomic interval of Armigeres subalbatus isolate Guangzhou_Male chromosome 1, GZ_Asu_2, whole genome shotgun sequence harbors:
- the LOC134207546 gene encoding uncharacterized protein LOC134207546 codes for MSRDSTLKESIHRQLVECQEKGYAKPATRGELDEADLKRVWYLPLGAVVNPKKPGKVRLIWDAAATVDGISLNSLLLKGPDQLTSLPAVLSRFRQFTRSIEKPTVYFMNVATFGSSCSPASAQYVKNKNAGEFAERYPQASQAIVHNHYVDDYLDSFQTVEEALRVSQEVKMIHSEGGFLLRNWLSNTVRVIEGMGEINASDTKSLALDKGSACERVLGMLWNTTDDVLCYSTQLKDEVQALLDDNERPTKRQMLRCLMSFFDPLGLLSSVLVHGRILLQDVWRAGTQWDAQVDDNIWERWIKWIDAVKKINQIRISRCYFRKATLRSYKDLQLHIFVDASELAYSAVAYFRIVKTDKTSECALVAAKAKVAPLKPLSILRLELQAALLGARLMQCVIESHTVAVTKRYLWSDSSTVLAWIRADHRRYKQYVACRIGEILTLTDAKEWRWVPTKSNPADSATKWGNGPSFEATSYWFRGPEFLHCAEEEWPRPRSMHLTAAVEEELRPCHSHRAATVSEAIIDYQRFSKWERLLRTMAYVCRFIENL; via the exons ATGAGCCGTGATTCCACATTAAAAGAAAGCATTCATCGGCAGCTTGTGGAATGCCAGGAAAAAGGGTATGCAAAACCAGCAACGCGAGGTGAACTCGACGAAGCTGACCTGAAACGAGTCTGGTATTTGCCATTAGGAGCGGTGGTGAATCCCAAAAAACCAGGAAAGGTGCGGTTAATATGGGACGCTGCGGCAACTGTGGACGGGATATCGCTGAACTCCTTACTTCTGAAAGGTCCGGATCAATTGACGTCATTACCAGCAGTTCTATCGCGCTTCCGACAGTTTACG CGATCCATCGAGAAACCTACCGTGTATTTCATGAACGTAGCCACGTTCGGCTCGTCCTGTTCCCCAGCGTCCGCACAGTAcgtaaaaaacaaaaatgctggAGAATTCGCCGAAAGATACCCCCAGGCCTCGCAAGCAATCGTACATAACCATTACGTAGATGACTACTTGGATAGCTTTCAAACCGTTGAAGAAGCCTTACGAGTTTCGCAAGAGGTGAAGATGATTCACAGTGAGGGAGGATTCCTTTTGAGGAATTGGTTATCCAATACAGTACGTGTGATAGAAGGCATGGGAGAAATTAACGCAAGTGACACCAAAAGTCTAGCGCTAGACAAAGGGTCGGCCTGCGAGCGAGTGTTAGGAATGTTATGGAACACGACGGATGACGTACTTTGTTACTCCACCCAACTGAAGGATGAAGTGCAAGCCCTATTGGACGATAACGAGCGACCAACCAAACGTCAAATGCTGCGATGTCTGATGAGTTTTTTCGACCCACTCGGTTTACTCAGCTCTGTCCTGGTACATGGGAGGATTCTGCTACAGGATGTTTGGCGTGCCGGAACACAATGGGACGCACAAGTCGATGACAATATTTGGGAGCGGTGGATCAAGTGGATCGATGCTGTGAAGAAGATAAACCAAATACGAATATCTCGCTGCTACTTCAGAAAGGCGACACTTAGAAGTTACAAGGATTTACAGCTCCACATTTTCGTCGATGCGAGTGAGCTTGCCTATTCAGCTGTTGCCTACTTTCGCATAGTTAAAACAGATAAAACATCAGAGTGTGCACTTGTTGCGGCGAAGGCCAAGGTTGCGCCTTTAAAACCGCTTTCGATTCTCAGACTGGAACTGCAAGCGGCATTGTTAGGAGCTAGATTAATGCAATGTGTTATCGAGAGTCATACCGTAGCTGTAACGAAACGATATTTGTGGAGTGATTCATCTACTGTACTGGCGTGGATACGAGCTGACCATAGGAGATACAAGCAGTACGTAGCCTGTAGAATCGGGGAGATTCTCACATTAACTGATGCTAAAGAGTGGAGATGGGTGCCGACTAAATCAAATCCGGCCGACTCAGCAACAAAGTGGGGAAACGGACCGTCTTTTGAAGCAACAAGCTACTGGTTTAGAGGTCCGGAATTTCTTCATTGCGCCGAAGAAGAATGGCCCCGTCCTAGGAGTATGCATTTAACTGCAGCGGTAGAAGAAGAATTGCGGCCTTGTCATTCACATCGAGCTGCAACTGTATCAGAAGCGATTATAGATTATCAACGGTTCTCCAAGTGGGAACGTTTACTGAGAACTATGGCGTACGTGTGCCGGTTCATCGAGAACCTGTAG
- the LOC134207549 gene encoding uncharacterized protein LOC134207549, which produces MALLSVNETTPLENTSARHALNPFIDEQGILRVDSRIKAASIAVASMKFPIILPREHKLTLLLIDEYHRRFRHANFETVVNEIRQRYRVSQLRPTVEKVIKNCQRCKIDKAKPYVPRMAPLPPARLAACVRPFSYVGIDFFGPFQVKVGRCYVKRWIALFTCLTIRAVHVEVVFSLTTKSCIECVRRFICRRGIPIEIYSDNGTNFRGAARLLKEQQEAIREINENLAGTFASTKTKWIFIPPAAPHMGGAWERMVRSVKTAMFAAYENNRKLSDEGLQTLITEAEAIVNSRPLTYLPLESAECEAITPNHFLLPLGSIGDTRQTVTGQDTTTEEHRQAAAIVEATCNATQLHLNIFWKRWIVEYLPILTKRTKWFGEQNLLRRGPSHSDRWKRTERMDPRAYKRGCCRKRPKNSPSCHTNCEGVDEKTSI; this is translated from the coding sequence ATGGCGCTTTTGTCTGTCAATGAAACGACTCCACTTGAGAATACAAGTGCCCGCCATGCATTGAATCCGTTCATTGACGAACAAGGAATTTTGCGAGTTGACAGCCGGATCAAAGCAGCTAGTATCGCAGTAGCGTCGATGAAGTTTCCGATCATTCTTCCACGTGAACATAAGCTTACATTGCTGCTAATTGACGAGTACCACCGCCGATTTCGTCACGCTAACTTCGAAACAGTTGTGAATGAGATTCGTCAGCGGTATCGTGTATCTCAACTGCGTCCAACCGTtgaaaaagtcattaaaaaCTGTCAACGGTGCAAAATAGACAAAGCAAAACCTTACGTACCTCGAATGGCCCCATTGCCTCCGGCGCGACTTGCGGCATGCGTCCGACCATTTTCCTACGTGGGAATAGATTTCTTCGGACCGTTTCAGGTCAAGGTTGGCCGCTGCTATGTGAAAAGGTGGATAGCTCTATTCACCTGCCTCACAATTCGAGCTGTTCATGTAGAAGTGGTATTCAGCCTCACAACCAAATCCTGTATAGAATGTGTACGCCGTTTCATCTGTAGACGAGGTATTCCAATAGAAATCTATAGCGATAACGGAACAAACTTTAGAGGGGCTGCTAGGTTGCTGAAGGAACAACAAGAAGCGATTCgagaaataaatgaaaatctGGCCGGTACTTTCGCTAGTACAAAAACAAAGTGGATTTTCATACCACCTGCGGCACCCCATATGGGTGGAGCCTGGGAGCGCATGGTGCGCTCCGTAAAAACGGCCATGTTTGCTGCTTATGAAAATAATCGTAAATTATCCGACGAAGGTCTGCAAACTCTAATAACGGAAGCGGAGGCTATAGTGAATAGTAGACCCTTGACATACTTACCTCTGGAGTCAGCAGAATGTGAGGCAATTACGCCGAACCATTTCTTGCTACCATTGGGGAGTATCGGCGATACTCGTCAGACGGTGACTGGCCAGGACACGACAACAGAGGAACACAGACAAGCAGCGGCAATCGTTGAGGCAACatgcaacgcaacgcaactacACCTTAACATATTTTGGAAACGTTGGATTGTGGAATACCTGCCGATTTTGACGAAACGCACAAAGTGGTTCGGAGAACAAAACCTATTGCGGAGGGGACCTAGTCATAGTGATAGATGGAAACGCACGGAACGAATGGATCCGCGGGCGTATAAAAGAGGTTGTTGTAGGAAGAGACCGAAGAATTCGCCAAGCTGTCATACAAACTGCGAGGGGGTTGATGAGAAGACCAGCATCTAA